TGCCGCAGCGGGTTACCACCGCTATCTTTTAGGTAAATACGCACCGCTTAATTTAAATGCCTATCCTTCGCTGATGCTCGGAGAAGAAAAGTATTAATCCTGTGGAAAACTACTTGTGGATAATGTGGATAACTTTGTTGATAACTTGGTATTAAAGGGTTTTAGCTGTTGATAACTTTTAAAAATTTGTCAAAGTGTTACGATATTTATCCATCAGGTGTCGCATTAACTCGGCATTGGACGGGGGAGTGTAGGTTATGGCGTTAGCTCCCGCTTCAATCGTTTTTAAAATTGAATCACTGGTTGGGCCACCGGTAGCAATTATAGGAATTTGCGGGTAGTTTTTTCTAATTTGTCGAACCAATTCCGGAGTTTTTGCTCCCGCCGAAACATTTAAGATATCAGCACCGTTAGCTAAACGGGCTTCAATATTTTCTTCCGGTGAGATTACGGTTATGATTATTGGAATACTTACCGTTTGACGTACCATTTTTAAAGAGTGGTTGTCGATTGGACTATTTAAGACAACGCCCAGGGCGCCCTGAAATTCGGCGTCTAAGGCCAGGTTTATAACCCGCCGTCCCCGGGTGGTCCCGCCGCCAACTCCAATAAAAACTGGCTGATCGGCAGCGCTAATAATAGCGTGGGTAATAATGGGTTGAGCAGTAAAAGGGTAAACGGCCATGATAGCGTCAGCGTTGTTATTCCTGATTAATACAAGGTCAGTGGTAAAAATTATTGATTGAATATGCTTGCCTAAGATATCAATACCGGAAGCTTCTTTAATTACTTCCGG
The sequence above is a segment of the Carboxydothermus pertinax genome. Coding sequences within it:
- a CDS encoding hydrolase is translated as MPEVIKEASGIDILGKHIQSIIFTTDLVLIRNNNADAIMAVYPFTAQPIITHAIISAADQPVFIGVGGGTTRGRRVINLALDAEFQGALGVVLNSPIDNHSLKMVRQTVSIPIIITVISPEENIEARLANGADILNVSAGAKTPELVRQIRKNYPQIPIIATGGPTSDSILKTIEAGANAITYTPPSNAELMRHLMDKYRNTLTNF